A window of Benincasa hispida cultivar B227 chromosome 9, ASM972705v1, whole genome shotgun sequence genomic DNA:
AGCTACTTAATTGAGCTTTTGGCAAAGGAAGGGTTTCTGATAATCTCAGTACCTTACAATGTGACTTTCGATCATGCCGACGCTGCGAGACAAGTATTCGAGAGGTTTCATGCCTGTTTGGATACCATTTTAGCGTCCGGACTGGCCGATGAAGATATTTCACCTGCTCAACTCCTTAACCTTCCTCTCTTTTCTGTGGGTCATAGGTGAGTCAACTCGTGATTGTTGTCTTCATTACCGCAGAAAGAAATGCTGAGGTAATttcgtttttgttttattgGTAGCAATGGCGCACTTCTGCAAGTACTCACAGGGAGCTATTTCTCTGAGAAGATACCTAAGGTTTggcttctttcttttcttctgttTCAGGACATCTTcaggagtgattttaaaatggatataattattcaaaatatatcttGATAGTATAAGATCgcttttaaaagtgtaaaagaAAACATTAAATTAACGTTAAATGATTAAATACATGTTTTTTGAActtgattttaaccatttcaaatCTCTTTCAAAACATGCTCTTATATGATTAAATACATAGTTTTCATTACTTGTGAAAATGGAGTGGGATGGAACTCACAAGTTAACCATTGTGGCTTTAGGATCCGAGATAGATAATTTTCTTATCAATTTCAATGGTTGTGTGACATAATATTCTCGTTGTGGAAGGCTAATGCTATAATCTCCTTCAACAACAGGCCAGCAACAGAGGCTGTTCCTTACTTTGAGCAGGTAAAGTTGCTAATAGATCACTGTTTATCTTTTGTTGGATTTCATGGTTTGTTGCTTGGGATTATGCTTCCTCCCTAGTATCAACTCTTTTTCATTTCTAAGAGTGATCATTTATGGAAAAGATATCAATTCCAATATCTGAGACAATATGAATTTCACCTTGGAGACGTTTGTTTAGAATTGGATTGTACAAAAGGTGAGTTAGAAACTTAAGTTGACCTATATTTCTTTCAGAATTTTATGAGTTTTAAAAGACAGTATGGGCTTCAAAACGAGTTTCATAAGTTCGAATCCATATAACTTGAGTTGTGTAGCTAATACAATTAGTAAATGTACTAAAATTAACCTTGAGCTACACAACTCTAACCCGTGAGCCAAAATCAATTATTATTAGTGTTTTATTCTTTTTGGTGGAGTCATATTTGTTCTCCCCTGCAGTAGGAGTGAACTAGAACTGGAACAGTGTACGAACCgatgtagtgttttgtagggGCAGTCATTGAGTGGGTCATTTATTTCTTTGGAGTAttattgcttttcttttttgaatttttcattcCTTTAACTAATTGAATGTTCACATTCAAAATGAGATTTCGTGTAATCGAATGCGTATGCTATACTATTATTGCTTGACCCAAAGATAGAACGTAATCATCATTCAGTTCTAGATGTCCTAGTAAGATTCAATTTCATTTACAATGCTTTCATGTTGCATGGCAAATTTTGGTTTTCCTGTATAATCACTGACTAACTCTTAGCTTTGGAGGGATTAAACTGGGAAGGGGGAAAATATGCTTGGCTTCTTATAAACCAACTAATAATCCATAATCAGAGCTAATTTACTTTGTTCTTGGTTTCTTTCATGTAATTGGACATGACATTAAGAATAAATAGACATCAAAGAGGACTTTTCATGACATAATCTACTTTATTCCAATTGATAATATTGATTGAAATGCTGCTCTATACAGTTGGGCCCTTTAACCAGTCAGATGATGCCAGTTGTACAAGCATCTCCAGTTTACTCTATGGCTAGGAGTGTCTCAGGTAGCATCCTGACTTGGCTTTTGCATTTTTAAGTAAGCTTTTATGGTCTGTAATTAAGATTTTGCATCCTTGGATCAGCATTTTGTTCGACTTCCTTGTTAAATATGAACTTTTTAGCCATGGTACTAAGTTTCCAACTATGTTTATATATAGTTAGTGTTGCGTGTGAATTATATCTTCGTCCGATTGATGAACAAGGGTGATACAGAAAAAGATTTGAAGGGACTAACCACCCTGACTAGTTCACAATACCATCTACCATTTTGAGTTGCTATCATGAAACTGATTGTTTCGATACTTGAGTTCGATTGTTTCCTTTCATGGATTCCAAGGGATCTATTACCATTTGCTCCTCTCTGCAAGTTCCTTCCAGAAGCCATGATATATTGCTTTGCTATATCAGCTTCCCACTGATTCTGACTAGAGCTTATGCCCATATAGATAAATTAGGAGAGGACTAACCCTCAGTATCTTATGTTTGATTACAAAAATATATCGACTGTGAAATGACTGCAAAATGTATTCCTATTGTTTCATGCTGATTCACATTCATCCTTGCTGTTTTCATTCGACTCAGTTACTACTTGCAACTGGTGACTATAATTGTCCTTTTTTCCAATCATGCATAGAATTgtcttcttaatctttcatttgttcatgaagaaactttcttgTCCTTGTTTATATGCAGGGGATGCATGGAAGATCTTGCTTGATGCTGCTGGATCTATTGTTCCAGACAGAGATCAAGAAGTCTTGAATTCTCTGACCAAATTTGTTGATCAGTTGCCCTCAGTGTTTAACCAAGTAATTTTGTAATTTCCAAAAATTTTGTTGCCTATTGATCGGGATCtccatttttcatttgttatacTACATTTATGTGGGCATCTGATGATGTTACATTTGATAACTAGGGCATGCATcgagtttgtttgttttatttttgtttttatttttttaaagaatgtcATTGAGCTGTATTCCAAGCTGCATTTGACtgcaaatatataaaatatgttcaTTAGGTGACGGAAGGGGTTTCAGAGTTCAGGCCAACTCCATCTGAGAATCGAGATTGCTTCAAGTGTAATTACAATGTCCAAAACACACTCTTGGTAAGGTAACCGCCACGTTTGGGTTGTTGAATAAATATGCGCTTATGGTTTCTCTTACACGTTTCATTTCGTTGAATAAATATGCGCTTATGGTTTGTCTTACACGTTTCATTTCAGGTGAAGTTCATTTCAGATACGATTGACGAGACCGATCTACTTGAACAGACACTGAAGCCACGTGTCAAAGCTATTAATGGCACGCTTGAGAAGGTTGAGTTAAGTGGTAACCACATCACACCGTGCATACAGGTACACTTTTTAGACCTTTCCCCAATCgtgatatttgaaatttttgccACATTTACGGGCCTATTTGGAATGAGTTTCCAAGTGCTCTaatgtgtgtatgtgtgtggaCTAATTAAAAACACTGTTTTCATGTACTTGGAAAATCATTCCAAACAAGTTCTACATCTTTGAGAGATGCTAGCTATTGGATTATGAAATTCAAAGCTACAAGCCAGCTAAACAAACACTTATTTCTCTAGatgtaaaatattttattgctgctgttaattgaaaatgtattaGACCATCAATGATTCAAGATTTTGGAATGTTGAAACCTGCCACCCGAGCTAATATAAAAATAGGCAAGAACACTCCTCAGCCGAGCCATACTAATGAACCTGATAGAACCCACTCAACTGTTTACACTTGAGTAATTCATGCTCTCAATCCAAGTACAAATTTCTGCAATATTGTTTTCTCCTCATTTCATGTTAGTAATTCACATATTGGTCTCCTTGAATGAAATTAGTCCCTAGATCCCTACATAAGATCAGTGAATATTAAAGCATTACAACTGTTTAACAGCTCGTACTTGTAGAGTTCTGTAGTGATTTAACATGGTAAAAGAAgatggaaaatagaaaaaatccGAAAGATTAACGTCCTGAAAAAGACATTCAGTTGAATGTTTTCGTTCAACATTGCACGAGTTCTGAAGATGTAGTTGTTTTAATGTGATCAGGAACCAAAGTGGGAGGTAGGTTATTTATACACTCCTGCAGATGCTGTCGCTCAGGCGCTTAAATCTCTATCTTTGAGAGAAACAAGGGAGCTTGCTAAAAACTTAAGCAACTGGTTTGAACGTTTTGAAGCCTAAGGTTTGGGCATTGAATATCTTATTCTAATTCATCTTCATTCCTTgtatgaatttgaatgcttctGATAACATTTTGTCCCCAATTTTATTCTTACAAATATAAGGTACTATAATGCATATACAGATGATTCACAACGGCAGCAACTTCTAGTGATGGACCATTTTTATTTGATGGGTGTTTGTGTTTTATTGTTCTGGACCCATGTCTTAACTAGTTTGAGACAATAATTTCCTTAAAGCCTAAAGCATCCTATTTGaagttgaagaaaataaaaatatgtctAATAAATGTGCAAAGTACATCTATGGAAGTGTCCCAACCAAATAGCCAAACTGAGGAATAAAATCATGACAATGAAAAGTATAGTATTTTAGTACCGCTCCAAGTATCTCGTGATTAGGTAGGATTTTATTAGTTCGAGCCATATCTCCATCTTATGGCAAAGCAGATTGTTCGGTATAGGTATTTGGTTAGATaacttaaattacaattttagtttTCTGAATTTTGAAGCATCTATCTAGTCAAAGTTCTAATATTACGAACCAATCCTTCTAACTTATAGATTCATTGTGTAATGGAtcattgttttaaatggtaaaattgcataaaatatttttaagtataattataggttaagaatataatatgattatattcatttattaattaattggtcggttatgtgataattgtcCGAAAATTTCTTCTAAATCGCACGAAAGTGCAAAATGTTACCGTCTATTACTAGACTTTTAATACGTAATAAATGCTTATCACGGTTTATCGTTatgatattttggtttatttataaattagttGACTCATTTTcgtttatttgaaaacaactttttttcaaaaaattaaatttataagaaaCTTACTAGACTCAATTAAAAAGGAGTTGTGTTCAAGAATTATGTGACTTTTTAAAAGTAAGGACAAAAAAGGGGTaaaattgagagaaattttAAAAGTAGGGTTGAAGGGAAaagtattgataaaaatatgGTAGTTTTTTGTGAGTGGAAAAATCGTATATCTAGTACACGATTATGGTTATATCCAGTCAATACACCGTGGACGCTAGATGGCTACCATGTGGACTTGATCAAAGGACCAAACTCATGGACCCCATCTACGATTTTagtattttagtatttttttattttgattattttttttttaaaaaaaaaaacttaactaATAATTTTCTTCCTTGTTttgttcttgatcttttataTCCTACTCATTTGCTAGATTTAGCGTCTCATGATAAAATGTAATTTCATTAGTTCTTTTAACTTCAAGATAGAAGTTCAGATGAAGCTAAAAGTTTGAAATACAAGTCACTCAATTTTCCACATAGTGGTCATCTTCGTGTGCCTCTATATTAGTTTCTCCTTGTTGTCGCTGTTGTCTACGACGTATACGTCTTGGATCAGTGTTAGCAACATTAAATTAGTTTCACCTTGTTGTCATTGTTGTCTATGACGAATACGTCTTCAATGATCAGTGTTAGTAATATTGAGTTGTCTTGACTACtgaataatactttctacaTTTATTTATCAAGGTTTGGTCACACATTAAACCCAACTTTGGTAAATTGTGATGTAAatcttgaacaaaattattttgtatgatgaaaaaaatattaatactaAATAATGTTCATATCATACATTTGGAAAACGTAAGACAATTAAACTCGTATCATACAGTAATAGTAAGCACcgtcaggtgtgataaatcATCTCATGATTGAATCGTACCATGAAAAATAGTAATATGATACAACTGGTCCATTTGTTATTTCTTCTTGTGCACAACGATTATGACGTGCATGCCAGTACGATATATATTCTACATGAATTATGCATCAGTTTTTTTTGTGCTTACATCTCAAATCAATCTGGTATAGTGCCGAGAGTGTATAGCTCAACGATGGTACCGTTTGTCGCAGACCGAACTATCTCAACACATGATCTGGTTGATGTCACTTTACTACATGATACCCAAAAAGTTTGTAATATTCATTTGTATATTCATTTGTTACCTGATTGTGCACCAGTCAGTCAAATATTTATCGATATACTAGCAACATATTTGCTAACTATTTAGAGACAactaatacaccactccatctattttttttttaaatacaactaatttattttattatgttaaACGATAAcgaaataaacatataaataaagCAATACTTGGTATTTAGTGGACGATGATCTAGGGCCTATAACTAGTGCTATAATGTTAAATCTTTCATAAACCCATATTTGTAGCAATATCAGTGGCCATAATATTTTCAAAGCTTGTGCCTTAGTAGCCTGACATAGTTCTCTATAAAGCCATTCAAGACAGGTaccaccccacgagtacgtaCTAATATGCACGAAATTGGCCAGCAATGGAAGGAACATAAGATGTAACAGAGTGTTCGACTTGTCAGTGAATAAaatgtcacaccctctcccagattacccttcttaATCCGAAAGTGAATGTAacgacagtagttaccaaccctcttGTGGCACTTACTGTTTAACTAACATTCTTAACCTGCTTAGATCCCTGGAAgacatatataacattcaccaaactaaggaaactttaaaaaataacctCAGAACACCAGAGATTAACAACAacataattacatcatattaacACATACAGAGTTCAGCAGTCCCAATATACTTTACTAGCCCCTAATATGAGCAACACATATGTATAGACATTTACAGAATAaacacctaaaacttctctctagactttggacttttaactggagtctttgagtggcagagcaggatGATAGCTAACCTCTGGGGAGATGACCGCTAactgggaaaagaaaaacatttgaaagaatgagctactcgtccagtgagtgactttataaaacataaatctccaAATGCTTAAATTGAAAGCTAGAAAACATAatattagaactaaaatatgcCAAGCAACGTGCACATAAAgcctttaaaaccattgtatatgaaaacatagctaaactgattcctggttgagagagaacccttttgttcaatctcaaCGTCGAATATCATGTTCAAGTTCAATCTCTCAAACATTAGTCTGGCCTGGGGTGAAAACCCTTTTGTTCATCACCTTCTAGTCAATGCTAAGAAAGAACCCTTTTGGAACTAactgaatcttagttgagaatgaacatctATCGCTCTAATTTCCAACATCAAGCCATGGCCAGAAGAGACCCTTACTTCGACCTCTTCATACTGAACTATGGCTAGGAGAGACCCCTACGTCGATCTCTTTAttgaactacctacgtgcacgtggagttttctaagtaccgtcaacaccttggTACATTTACTaagataccttccttaccttcagtatccggctcacttaagctatcaagttctcgaaaagcattaaaaagaatagttttcaaatataacatagaaatccctttaggataccttccctaccttcaatATCCTTTTTCGttgtgtttaggaataccaacgcatatactttgacaaccttaggtatttaaaataagcttcattcaaccttagttATAatcctaacgcatgcttcatactttgtaaaataagttggcttaaatcatgttgaactagcttgtaaaaaccattagcatgcgttagacatggaaaacatacttggaaaactcatacattagtaaacatcatgcgttgattATGCTTTCAATTATAGAAATAAGTTGCTTGCAATCACATGAAaacttagcatgagaataactttGCAAAGCATAAACTTTATCATTTAGAAACATTAGTCACCCACAGCTCGTTGAGCTCTTAAAATGTTTATctgcctctcctagctctttttggtctgaaaggacataatccccggttagattccttagaattctcagcAAAATACTTCAGGTAGCTCgcttactaatgaaactttcacCAACAAAATAGCATTACTAGTAAGATGATCATCATGAGTGAGATTTACCACTTCTAGCGAGATTTATGactttctagcgagatttgtaactttctagcgagatttgtggcttctagcgagatttgtaactttccagcgagatttgcatccttagcgagatcctcctcttccttaactcactctcgctctcgctcattctcgctcattttcttatctctcgCTCGCTCTTGCTCACTATGATGAGCTACCTGCTtaatcttcccaagcagctgcctgcttacgCAACGATTCCCTattcaaacataaaaaattcataactcaaaatacaagactctttttaaaaaacttccttctacaaacttgtttagaattgagttaactttcttaccttcaAAATATCAGCCAACAATTCCTTGTAATTTGTCCTAGAACTTCCAATCTTCACTCCGGGCTCTAATTAATCCGAGAATCTTCCCCTTCTGTAGATTCTTCACTTTTTGCTATCCTCCGTGTGAGATCTTTCTCCAACAAAAGAACCTCAACAACTATATTCTCCCAGCTTTCGAACGGTACCGATCTTACTTAATTTgctcaagtcattttccaaaacCGAGCTTCTGAAGTTCCTCTCCCTTTTATACTTCCTTCCGCCTCCCCTGTTCAAGGGTTAAACTGCTACCTCATCGAGCACCTAGTGCTTCCAGCCAATTCCCATTattgagtttcttcaattaatgtttttttccttcccttccttcataacccACGTTAGGCCTTCgcctcataatataaatttagcgTGCATCGTATACTCCATCGTCTAACGGCCAACGTCTATCGTCGAGCGCTCAACGTCTATTTTCTAGCACCCAACGTCCATCCGTCTAGCGTCCAATGTATATCGTCTAAACAACCCAACatccatcgtctagtgcccaatgtctatcgtctagcacccaaCGTCCATCGTCTAGTACCCAATGTCAATCGCTTACCTCCGTgtaattactacacgatcgcccaacGCCCGTCTACACAATTGCCTACCTCATCATGTAGTGTCATtcatttactagacgatcgcttacccaatCATATAGTGCCGCtcatctgctacacgatcgtccatcGCCTTTGCTTGTACACTCTTGAGGCTGCCGCAAGCCTTATCAATGCATCATGCCTTTCAACACTTAACCTTtacaagccttggttgctaTACACGCAACCCCATGCGTCTacacttctccatcaacgcatgcctacACTTTGCTTTCATACTTAGcaaattttcacttgttatagtatctaaaactcacccttgactaagtatttctaacacttagaattttttcCTCCATCGGCCTACCttctttacctcctttcataattttacttagcACACTTattactcacttatgtaggaaaaatggagtacgTGGTTTAcacaaaaatcctccaataagctgcaTAATGTATGCTGATTCATACCTTTATATGTTGATGTCATTGTCGACGAGAGACAACTTTGGAAATTGAGACACTAACCAcaggatactcaatcttgagccttTCAAATCATCTGGTCGAACGCCCAAAAGATTGTCACAAACGGTTTTCCAATCATATTGGAAAGAACCTGTCAAAGGTTCTTTGTCTACTTGTAATCCATACTAAATTGCAACATCCTACAATGTAATTATGTATTCCTCACAAGACATGTGAAATATGTGGGTTTCTGGTCTCTAACATTTTATTAAAGTAGTAACGAGATGTCAATCTAGTTGGATAAATCCAATATGTGCAACTCCAAGAAAACTAACTTGTTGTACGTAAGGCATAATACCTAGACCAAATGGGATAGTACGTTGTGCGGATGTCTCCTCCAATAGCCCAAAATGACAGTAGAAGAACTATCCAATATCGATTGTGAACAGTGGGTATTTTATTGAGATAGTTGCACAGGATTAGAAGGACTATCCAATTTCGATTGTGAACAGTGGGTATTTTATTGAGATAGTTGCACAGGATTAGAAGGACTAGGATTCATGTTGCACAAATACTAGAAGAGTAAGCACATATTAATATAGTCAATTCCATAACAAAgttcattacaaaaaaaaaaaaaaaatcattacataataaaatccattaaataacaatttaaattacataaaaaaaagtcCATTACATAGCAAATTCAATTACATAACAAATCcaattacattaaaaaatcCATTACATAACAAATTCATCAATGGCCTAAAGAGGAAGAAGCACCTAATGTACATTGTGGACAAATA
This region includes:
- the LOC120087095 gene encoding uncharacterized protein LOC120087095, encoding METSVASAAGVTFLSSSSAVFGHRRRWILLSNKTNRRKYTFKRGIEDRFPLFNEFSERTGTFVSGTSSTSMKKMISNRYGGRNSNINKIYKRLESCLVIPPPRGKPPRAIIKFLGGAFIGAIPELTYSYLIELLAKEGFLIISVPYNVTFDHADAARQVFERFHACLDTILASGLADEDISPAQLLNLPLFSVGHSNGALLQVLTGSYFSEKIPKANAIISFNNRPATEAVPYFEQLGPLTSQMMPVVQASPVYSMARSVSGDAWKILLDAAGSIVPDRDQEVLNSLTKFVDQLPSVFNQVTEGVSEFRPTPSENRDCFKCNYNVQNTLLVKFISDTIDETDLLEQTLKPRVKAINGTLEKVELSGNHITPCIQEPKWEVGYLYTPADAVAQALKSLSLRETRELAKNLSNWFERFEA